The Chloroflexaceae bacterium genome contains a region encoding:
- a CDS encoding polyprenol monophosphomannose synthase — MLTVPAGRQLSFHPPPAVADCTVVVPTYNEAENIIQLIHLLLEDPRCRVLVVDDASPDGTGALVADLARAEPRVGLLARPGKLGLGTAYIAGFQRALAEGAEYIFEMDADFSHDPRYLPELRAAAENGADLVIGSRYVPGGGTADWGLARRIISRGGNLYAGLILSLPVADATGGFRCYRRRVLEQLDLTAVRSNGYAFQIEMAYRAYRAGFRIAEVPIIFPDRRVGRSKMSRRIVIEALINVWKLRLGLI, encoded by the coding sequence ATGCTTACAGTACCAGCCGGCCGTCAACTCTCCTTCCATCCTCCTCCCGCCGTCGCCGATTGCACGGTGGTCGTGCCAACCTACAACGAGGCGGAGAACATCATCCAGTTGATCCACCTCCTGCTGGAAGATCCGCGCTGCCGGGTGCTAGTGGTGGACGATGCCTCGCCCGACGGCACCGGGGCGCTGGTGGCCGACCTGGCCCGTGCCGAGCCGAGGGTGGGATTGCTGGCGCGTCCGGGCAAACTGGGGCTTGGCACGGCCTACATCGCCGGCTTCCAGCGCGCCCTGGCCGAAGGGGCCGAATACATTTTCGAGATGGACGCCGACTTCTCCCACGATCCGCGCTATCTGCCCGAGTTGCGCGCCGCCGCCGAAAACGGCGCCGACCTGGTCATCGGCTCGCGCTACGTACCCGGCGGCGGAACCGCCGACTGGGGCCTGGCACGCCGCATCATCAGCCGCGGCGGCAATCTCTACGCCGGCCTGATCCTGTCGCTTCCCGTCGCCGACGCTACCGGCGGCTTCCGCTGCTATCGCCGCCGCGTGCTTGAACAGCTCGATCTTACTGCCGTCCGCTCGAATGGCTACGCCTTTCAGATCGAGATGGCCTACCGCGCCTACCGGGCCGGGTTTCGCATCGCCGAGGTGCCAATCATCTTCCCCGACCGGCGCGTGGGCCGCTCGAAGATGTCGCGCCGCATCGTCATTGAGGCCCTGATCAACGTCTGGAAGTTGCGCCTGGGTCTGATCTGA
- a CDS encoding sensor histidine kinase: protein MTAEIAEKIDQFVSAYREELERTRREVQEVEVLVRQSTGEVEKLGQRELAVSNRLRDLEVNLDRYSKEEIKNFYTAAQEVQMRLQIMRGQLEQMQLRRDALRARQNQLADVVALLEEVRDTLKRGATFASDNGLDADSMIANIIQSQESERLRISLQMHDGPAQAMSNLVLRAEICQRLLDHDLEQARAELNGLKTAINTTLQDTRKLIFDLRPMTLDDLGLIPTLRRYVSQFGEKSGLEINLLVQSLEQRLPSHYEVTIFRFLQEALNNVARHANANQVRVLLDGSGNTLQILVEDDGSGFHVSETLNNLNARRHMGIASMRQQIEVLLRGEFGIESAIGRGTRVAATIPLPS from the coding sequence GTGACAGCCGAGATCGCTGAAAAAATTGACCAGTTCGTGAGCGCCTACCGCGAAGAACTCGAGCGCACGCGCCGCGAGGTGCAGGAAGTTGAGGTGCTGGTGCGTCAGAGCACCGGAGAAGTCGAGAAGCTCGGCCAGCGCGAGCTGGCGGTCTCGAACCGGCTGCGCGATCTGGAGGTCAACCTTGACCGCTACAGCAAGGAGGAGATCAAGAACTTTTACACCGCTGCACAGGAAGTGCAGATGCGCCTCCAGATCATGCGCGGCCAGCTCGAACAGATGCAACTGCGCCGCGATGCCTTGCGCGCCCGCCAGAACCAGTTGGCCGACGTGGTGGCGCTCCTGGAGGAGGTGCGCGACACCCTCAAGCGCGGTGCGACCTTCGCCTCCGATAACGGCCTGGATGCCGATTCAATGATCGCCAATATCATCCAGTCCCAGGAGAGCGAGCGCCTGCGCATCTCCCTCCAGATGCACGACGGACCGGCCCAGGCGATGAGCAACCTGGTGCTGCGGGCCGAGATCTGCCAGCGTCTGCTCGATCACGATCTGGAACAGGCCCGCGCCGAACTGAATGGTTTGAAGACGGCTATCAACACCACCCTCCAGGACACGCGCAAACTCATCTTCGACCTGCGTCCGATGACCCTGGACGATCTCGGTCTCATCCCGACTCTGCGCCGCTACGTGTCCCAGTTTGGCGAAAAGAGCGGCCTGGAGATCAACCTGCTGGTGCAGAGCCTGGAGCAGCGGCTGCCCAGCCATTACGAGGTGACGATCTTCCGCTTCTTGCAAGAGGCGCTCAACAACGTCGCGCGCCATGCCAATGCCAACCAGGTGCGGGTGCTCCTCGACGGCTCGGGGAACACCTTGCAGATCCTGGTCGAAGATGATGGCAGCGGCTTCCACGTGAGCGAGACCCTCAACAACCTGAACGCTCGCCGGCACATGGGCATCGCCAGCATGCGCCAGCAGATCGAGGTGCTGCTCCGCGGCGAGTTTGGCATTGAGAGCGCCATCGGACGCGGCACCCGGGTAGCGGCGACTATCCCGCTCCCTTCATGA
- a CDS encoding pyridoxamine 5'-phosphate oxidase family protein has translation MQAEDRAALRELITTHRQAALGTVDAGAPFVSMVLYALEWRAGAGPAFIIHVSRLSAHTRHLRADPRASLLVMQPDVGAGDPQALARVTIQCQAMPVAADDPTYPAARAAYLARLPQQEYLFSFPDFTLFRLEPQAARYVGGFARAFSLTADQLAEILGTAS, from the coding sequence ATGCAAGCCGAAGATCGCGCAGCTCTCCGCGAGCTTATCACTACCCATCGCCAGGCCGCCCTGGGAACAGTGGACGCTGGCGCGCCGTTCGTGTCAATGGTGCTCTACGCCCTGGAATGGCGCGCCGGGGCCGGGCCGGCATTCATTATCCATGTCAGCCGCCTCTCGGCCCATACTCGGCACCTGCGCGCTGACCCTCGCGCCTCATTGCTGGTGATGCAGCCCGATGTAGGCGCCGGCGATCCCCAGGCGCTCGCTCGCGTTACCATCCAGTGCCAGGCCATGCCCGTGGCCGCCGATGACCCGACCTATCCCGCCGCGCGGGCGGCCTATCTGGCGCGCCTCCCCCAGCAGGAGTACCTGTTCAGCTTTCCCGATTTCACCCTCTTCCGCCTTGAACCCCAGGCGGCTCGCTACGTCGGCGGTTTTGCCCGGGCCTTTTCCCTGACCGCCGACCAGCTCGCCGAGATTCTGGGAACTGCGTCCTGA
- a CDS encoding DUF4352 domain-containing protein, whose translation MSQPSPPRPDLDKLLALASDLAQGGNTGSARTLFNALTREYPRDARPWLGLAAVATSPDERRMALERVLALDPENVYARNALQRLTEQNGRSGATAAISPTSLPSPPHPTSEETPVTARRAAGTAAAPPEPAEEERTRSSFPLLDALMSGVILILLLLLGVVIGRALLDGRQAANPPAAPTMPGNARDAPNTAVPSGAAGALAAPSPRSTAGPDRTPLQVTPPLPGPTPGEPAALPAPTLAAPPTIPPAPASLPLGTVVDHDGWSITLLRPDYAVTLDGAIGDLRPSGRFVLAVVAVSNNQPQPRRLPPDLFLVRDASGRAYTPVPGASSAYLALYERARRGDLALEDEFAPHSGMRSVPLLFDVPPDAQGLALLVSGAGPAGWPIGEATPPVTSGP comes from the coding sequence GTGAGCCAGCCCTCCCCTCCCAGGCCAGACCTCGACAAGTTGCTTGCGCTGGCCAGCGATCTGGCTCAGGGTGGCAACACGGGCAGCGCCCGTACCCTCTTCAACGCCCTGACCCGCGAATATCCCCGGGATGCGCGTCCCTGGCTCGGTCTGGCAGCCGTTGCGACCTCGCCCGATGAACGGCGGATGGCCCTTGAGCGCGTTCTGGCCCTCGATCCGGAGAACGTCTACGCCCGGAACGCATTGCAACGCCTGACGGAGCAGAACGGCCGGTCAGGCGCAACTGCCGCGATCTCGCCAACGAGTCTGCCATCTCCGCCGCACCCCACGTCCGAGGAGACGCCGGTTACGGCGAGGCGGGCCGCTGGCACAGCAGCCGCGCCGCCTGAACCGGCGGAGGAGGAGCGGACGCGAAGCTCGTTTCCCCTCCTCGATGCGTTGATGAGCGGGGTCATCCTGATATTGCTGCTACTCCTGGGCGTCGTCATCGGGCGCGCGCTGCTCGACGGCCGGCAGGCGGCCAACCCTCCCGCAGCGCCAACGATGCCGGGCAACGCGCGAGACGCGCCCAACACCGCGGTTCCGAGCGGCGCCGCAGGAGCGCTGGCCGCGCCCTCTCCCCGCTCGACCGCCGGCCCTGATCGAACGCCGCTCCAGGTCACGCCACCACTGCCCGGTCCCACACCCGGCGAGCCAGCGGCGCTTCCCGCACCGACCCTCGCCGCGCCTCCCACGATTCCGCCTGCGCCAGCGTCCCTACCCCTGGGCACGGTCGTGGATCACGATGGCTGGAGTATCACTCTGCTGCGGCCTGACTATGCCGTCACTCTCGACGGCGCGATCGGCGACCTGCGCCCCTCAGGCCGGTTCGTGCTGGCCGTTGTGGCCGTCAGCAACAACCAGCCGCAGCCGCGACGCCTGCCGCCCGATCTGTTCCTGGTGCGCGATGCCAGCGGACGGGCGTACACGCCGGTTCCAGGGGCCTCAAGCGCCTACCTGGCGCTCTATGAGCGCGCCCGGCGCGGCGATCTGGCTCTCGAAGACGAGTTTGCTCCTCATAGCGGTATGCGTAGCGTCCCGCTCCTGTTTGACGTTCCACCCGATGCCCAGGGTCTGGCGCTCCTGGTATCCGGTGCGGGCCCTGCTGGCTGGCCCATCGGAGAAGCGACCCCTCCCGTCACCTCTGGCCCCTAG
- a CDS encoding DUF1804 family protein: protein MKKQLPISCGELRRLYLEEGLSMATLARQLGCSAPTIGRRLRECGVVTRSGRFERREIPREALARLYLEERLPLRVIAERLGVSVGTVNNWRRACDLPGRRASRRGAAPRSSAAPSETPW from the coding sequence ATGAAAAAGCAACTGCCAATCTCTTGCGGTGAACTGCGGCGGCTGTATCTGGAGGAAGGGTTGAGCATGGCGACACTGGCGCGGCAACTAGGGTGCAGCGCGCCGACCATCGGGCGACGGCTGCGGGAGTGCGGCGTTGTGACGCGCTCGGGACGCTTTGAGCGGCGAGAGATACCCCGCGAGGCGCTGGCGCGTCTCTATCTGGAGGAACGGCTACCGTTGCGGGTGATTGCGGAGCGACTCGGCGTCAGTGTAGGCACGGTGAACAACTGGCGGCGCGCCTGCGATCTGCCGGGTCGGCGCGCTTCCCGCCGAGGCGCGGCGCCGCGTTCGAGCGCGGCGCCTTCCGAAACGCCATGGTAG
- a CDS encoding helix-turn-helix domain-containing protein, with the protein MTLAQPHERRTPQVELPAARAGREENPMSEERKQPPAKQRRRTRHEWDARRIRALREYMGMTQQQMADELEVRQQTISEWETGVHRPHRSTQKTLSMVAERAGFVYQAENEEESESSNENTTSADGAAPVGA; encoded by the coding sequence ATGACGTTAGCACAACCGCACGAGCGCCGCACACCGCAAGTGGAACTGCCAGCGGCGCGAGCAGGACGCGAGGAGAATCCAATGAGTGAAGAAAGGAAGCAACCGCCCGCAAAACAGCGCCGCCGGACGCGCCATGAATGGGATGCCCGGCGCATCCGCGCCCTGCGCGAATACATGGGGATGACCCAGCAACAGATGGCTGATGAACTGGAGGTCCGACAGCAAACGATCAGCGAATGGGAGACCGGCGTCCATCGCCCCCATCGCTCCACCCAGAAAACCCTCTCAATGGTGGCCGAACGGGCCGGCTTCGTGTATCAGGCAGAAAACGAAGAGGAGAGCGAGAGCAGCAACGAGAACACAACAAGCGCAGACGGTGCTGCACCAGTTGGGGCTTGA
- a CDS encoding SDR family oxidoreductase — protein MSVTGSGRLAGKIALITGGAGTIGTEITRRYLEEGATVIISGRDEPKLQTQRQALLAEYGLDPSRLFAIALDGSDSAAVRAGIAEVVARYGRIDVLVNNAGSEGARQRLADIPLRRDELREGDSETLVDSIGNVLGIAWNFMRAAAAHLPPGASIINISTIFSRTEYYGRAAYAVPKAALNALTQVAARELGARGVRVNLIYPGPIESERIRNVFRRMDELQGQPEHSTAQALFARMRLSRPGPDGQLEKSFPTTLDVANACVFLGSDEAAALNGEAIEVTNGMEVVEESRTTFTARPSLRAVDGSGRVILVCAGDQIEDAMALTGALRSCGADVVLGFRSQATIAQLEQILEESRRFAGANYTPPVALYLNPNEPESVREALTWMHDNTGGPHSAVILPATSASRGTSVCDAPDEAARAFLEEELAGLVALASQLSRHWQSVSVTPGGAAYPPRVIFLSNGDDRAGNVFSDILRAGVEQLVRIWRHEAEVDYQRAAPDVQARLLPPVWANQLVRYVNTEEEGLDFACAAIAQLLLSDRKISEVNLYLPEQIVAATGARRPSFGWAESLIGLHLGKVALITGGSAGIGGQVGRLLALSGARVMLAARDRAKLEQMRKSIVHELEEVGYNDASSRVQIYPDCDVAEEEQLVALVERTIAVFGQIDYLLNNAGIAGEEEMVLDMPLEGWRHTLNANLISNYSLIRKIAPLMKKQGSGYILNVSSYFGGEKYVAIAYPNRADYAVSKAGQRAMAEVMARFLGPEVQINALAPGPVEGDRLRGTGERPGLFMRRARLILENRRINDLYAALIETHRESGLPVVELLPYLSSNSVRALEGADVPARLRELARTIAKEGDPGASSSTYLMNRNIAEKLLTRLRTGGYLGVEQERLAAVGAGGESRTGARADMPGVTSLVEAVMNGAAPPEPFFARAQIEREARKVRDGIMSMLYLQRMPTEFDVAMATVYYLADRNVSGETFHPSGGLRYERTPTGGELFGQPPAERLARLVGATVYLIGEHLEEHLELLARAYLERHGVRQVVLITETEAGGKRLTDRLNDHAEAGRVGLIVAGSDLEGAMDRAMAQYGRPGPIVCTPFRDLPSVPLVGRADSDWSTVLSEQGFAELCEQQLTHHFRVARKASLIDGVALVLVTPETTANSSTEQFALANFVKTTMHAFTATIGVESERTVHRILVNQVDLTRQARAEEPRSDRERQQELERFVDAVLLTTAPLPPEEDTRYAGRIHRGRAITV, from the coding sequence ATGAGCGTAACAGGTTCGGGCCGGCTTGCCGGCAAAATCGCCCTGATCACCGGCGGCGCTGGCACGATAGGCACCGAGATCACCCGGCGCTACCTGGAAGAAGGGGCGACCGTGATCATCAGCGGGCGCGACGAGCCGAAACTGCAAACGCAGCGCCAGGCGCTGCTGGCTGAGTACGGGCTTGATCCCTCCCGGCTCTTCGCCATTGCGCTGGATGGCAGCGATAGCGCCGCGGTACGGGCGGGGATCGCCGAGGTCGTGGCGCGGTATGGCAGAATTGACGTGCTGGTCAACAACGCTGGCAGCGAGGGAGCGCGGCAGCGTCTGGCCGATATTCCGCTGCGGCGCGACGAACTGCGCGAGGGCGACAGCGAGACGCTGGTGGACAGTATCGGCAACGTGCTGGGGATCGCCTGGAACTTCATGCGCGCGGCGGCGGCGCATCTGCCGCCCGGAGCCAGCATTATTAACATCTCGACCATCTTCTCGCGCACGGAGTACTATGGCCGCGCCGCCTACGCCGTGCCTAAAGCGGCTCTGAACGCGTTGACGCAGGTCGCGGCGCGGGAACTGGGCGCGCGGGGCGTGCGGGTCAACCTGATCTACCCCGGCCCGATTGAAAGCGAGCGCATCCGTAACGTGTTCCGGCGCATGGATGAATTGCAGGGCCAGCCTGAACATTCCACCGCCCAGGCCCTCTTCGCGCGCATGCGCCTCAGCCGCCCTGGCCCCGATGGGCAACTGGAGAAGAGCTTCCCTACCACCCTCGACGTGGCCAACGCCTGCGTCTTCCTTGGCTCCGACGAAGCTGCGGCGCTGAACGGCGAGGCGATCGAGGTCACCAATGGCATGGAGGTGGTGGAGGAGAGCCGAACCACTTTCACGGCCCGGCCCAGTCTCCGCGCAGTGGACGGCAGCGGACGGGTGATCCTGGTCTGCGCAGGCGACCAGATCGAAGACGCCATGGCCCTGACCGGCGCGCTGCGCTCCTGCGGGGCCGACGTGGTGCTCGGTTTCCGTTCGCAGGCTACGATTGCCCAGCTTGAACAGATCCTCGAAGAGAGCCGTCGCTTCGCGGGGGCCAACTACACGCCCCCCGTGGCGCTCTACCTCAACCCCAACGAGCCGGAGAGCGTCCGCGAGGCGCTGACGTGGATGCATGACAACACCGGCGGCCCTCACAGCGCGGTAATCCTTCCGGCCACCAGCGCCAGCCGCGGGACGTCAGTGTGCGACGCGCCAGACGAAGCTGCCCGGGCCTTCCTGGAGGAAGAACTGGCCGGGCTGGTGGCTCTGGCCTCTCAGCTCTCGCGCCACTGGCAGAGCGTCAGCGTCACGCCCGGCGGCGCGGCCTACCCGCCGCGGGTGATCTTCCTCAGCAACGGCGACGACCGCGCGGGCAACGTCTTTAGCGACATCCTGCGGGCGGGGGTCGAACAACTGGTGCGCATCTGGCGCCACGAAGCCGAGGTGGACTACCAGCGGGCCGCGCCCGATGTCCAGGCGCGGCTGCTGCCTCCGGTATGGGCCAACCAGTTGGTGCGCTACGTCAACACCGAAGAAGAGGGGCTGGATTTCGCCTGCGCGGCGATTGCCCAGTTGCTGCTCAGCGACCGCAAGATCAGCGAGGTCAACCTGTACCTGCCCGAGCAGATCGTTGCGGCCACCGGAGCGCGGCGGCCTTCCTTTGGCTGGGCCGAGAGCCTGATCGGCCTGCACCTCGGCAAGGTGGCGCTGATTACCGGCGGGAGCGCCGGCATCGGCGGCCAGGTGGGGCGCCTGCTGGCCCTGAGCGGAGCGCGGGTGATGCTGGCCGCTCGCGACCGAGCCAAGCTCGAACAGATGCGCAAGTCAATCGTCCACGAGCTTGAAGAAGTGGGCTACAATGACGCCTCCTCGCGCGTACAGATCTACCCCGACTGCGACGTGGCCGAGGAGGAGCAACTGGTGGCCCTGGTCGAGCGCACCATCGCCGTCTTCGGGCAAATTGACTACCTGCTGAACAACGCGGGCATCGCTGGCGAAGAAGAAATGGTGCTGGACATGCCCCTCGAAGGCTGGCGCCACACCCTCAATGCCAACTTGATCAGCAACTACTCGCTGATCCGCAAGATCGCGCCATTGATGAAGAAGCAGGGCAGCGGCTACATTCTGAATGTCTCCTCGTACTTCGGCGGCGAGAAGTACGTCGCCATCGCCTACCCCAATCGCGCCGACTATGCGGTGAGCAAGGCGGGCCAGCGGGCCATGGCCGAAGTGATGGCGCGCTTCCTCGGCCCGGAGGTGCAGATCAACGCCCTGGCGCCGGGGCCGGTGGAGGGCGACCGTCTGCGCGGCACCGGCGAGCGGCCGGGCCTGTTCATGCGCCGGGCGCGGCTGATCCTGGAAAACCGGCGTATCAACGACCTCTACGCCGCGCTGATTGAGACCCACCGGGAGAGCGGCCTGCCGGTGGTCGAGTTGCTGCCTTACCTGAGCAGCAACAGCGTGCGCGCCCTCGAAGGCGCGGATGTGCCGGCGCGCCTGCGAGAACTGGCCCGGACAATTGCGAAAGAAGGCGACCCTGGCGCTTCGTCCAGCACCTACCTGATGAACCGGAACATTGCCGAAAAACTGTTGACCCGCCTGCGCACCGGAGGCTATCTGGGTGTTGAGCAGGAGCGCCTGGCAGCGGTCGGCGCCGGCGGCGAGAGCCGGACGGGCGCCAGGGCGGACATGCCCGGCGTCACCTCGCTGGTGGAAGCGGTGATGAACGGGGCAGCCCCGCCCGAACCCTTCTTCGCCCGCGCCCAGATCGAGCGTGAGGCGCGCAAGGTGCGCGACGGGATCATGAGCATGCTCTACCTCCAGCGCATGCCCACCGAGTTCGACGTGGCGATGGCGACGGTGTACTATCTGGCCGACCGCAACGTCAGCGGCGAAACCTTCCACCCCTCGGGCGGTCTGCGCTACGAGCGCACTCCCACTGGCGGCGAACTGTTCGGCCAGCCGCCCGCCGAGCGCCTGGCCCGGCTGGTCGGCGCGACGGTCTACCTGATCGGCGAACACCTGGAAGAGCACCTGGAGTTGCTTGCGCGGGCCTACCTGGAGCGCCACGGCGTCCGGCAGGTGGTGCTGATCACCGAGACCGAGGCTGGCGGCAAGCGCCTGACCGACCGGTTGAACGACCATGCCGAAGCCGGCCGTGTGGGATTGATCGTCGCCGGGAGCGATCTGGAAGGGGCCATGGATCGCGCCATGGCTCAGTATGGGCGACCGGGGCCGATCGTTTGCACGCCCTTCCGCGATCTGCCTTCCGTGCCGCTGGTGGGCCGGGCTGACAGTGACTGGAGCACGGTGCTCAGCGAGCAGGGCTTCGCCGAACTGTGCGAACAGCAACTCACCCACCACTTCCGCGTCGCCCGCAAGGCCAGCCTGATTGACGGCGTCGCCCTGGTGCTGGTGACCCCCGAAACCACGGCCAACTCCAGCACCGAACAGTTCGCCCTGGCGAACTTCGTTAAAACGACCATGCACGCCTTCACCGCCACCATCGGCGTCGAGAGCGAACGAACGGTGCACCGCATCCTGGTGAACCAGGTAGACCTGACGCGGCAGGCGCGGGCCGAGGAACCGCGGAGCGACCGCGAGCGGCAGCAGGAGCTTGAGCGCTTCGTTGACGCGGTGCTGCTCACCACCGCCCCGCTGCCGCCGGAGGAGGATACGCGCTACGCGGGCCGCATTCACCGCGGGCGGGCGATCACCGTGTGA
- a CDS encoding iron-containing alcohol dehydrogenase has product MQPREFIMPAHMVVGSQALEQVGALCQKRGWKKALIVSDRIMASLGLVAKVESLLKESGIGSAAYTGVNTEPVVEYVQEGLNLYRAEGCDFVVAVGGGSPIDTGKAIAVLVTNPGSIEQYKGIGKIAAPGVPLVAIPTTAGTGSEATIYTVITDQKTDVKMLIGSPYLMPTIAVVDPMLTVSSPPGVTAATGVDALVHAIEAYVSVKRQPMTDIFCLSAIELISQNIRQAWANGNNIEAREKMMLGALQAGIAFSNSSVALVHGMSRPIGAHFHIAHGVSNAALLAVVTEFSLIGDPVRYAHVAKAMGEPIEGLSMMAAADRAVTAIRRLVKDIKIPSLRQLGVERERLLELAPSMADAAIDSGSPANNPRKPTRQEIIELYQLAYDNE; this is encoded by the coding sequence ATGCAGCCGCGAGAGTTCATCATGCCGGCGCACATGGTGGTCGGTTCACAGGCCCTGGAGCAGGTAGGCGCGCTGTGTCAGAAGCGCGGCTGGAAGAAGGCTCTCATCGTCTCCGACAGGATCATGGCTAGCCTGGGGCTGGTGGCGAAAGTGGAGTCCCTGCTCAAGGAGAGCGGGATCGGCAGCGCGGCGTACACGGGGGTGAACACCGAGCCGGTGGTGGAGTACGTGCAGGAAGGGCTGAACCTCTACCGCGCCGAGGGATGCGATTTCGTGGTGGCCGTGGGCGGCGGCAGCCCGATTGACACGGGCAAGGCCATCGCGGTGCTGGTGACCAATCCTGGCTCGATTGAGCAGTACAAGGGTATTGGCAAGATCGCCGCGCCCGGCGTGCCCCTGGTGGCCATCCCTACCACTGCAGGCACCGGCAGCGAGGCGACTATCTACACGGTTATCACCGATCAGAAGACCGACGTGAAGATGCTGATCGGCAGCCCCTACCTGATGCCGACCATCGCCGTGGTTGACCCCATGCTCACCGTCTCCTCGCCGCCGGGGGTGACCGCCGCCACCGGGGTTGACGCGCTAGTGCACGCGATCGAAGCCTACGTATCGGTGAAGCGCCAGCCGATGACCGACATCTTCTGCCTCTCGGCGATCGAGCTGATCAGCCAGAACATCCGCCAGGCCTGGGCCAACGGCAACAACATCGAGGCCCGCGAGAAGATGATGCTCGGCGCTTTGCAGGCAGGGATCGCCTTCAGCAACTCCTCGGTGGCCCTGGTGCACGGCATGTCGCGGCCAATCGGCGCGCACTTCCACATCGCCCATGGCGTGTCGAATGCAGCCCTCCTGGCGGTAGTGACCGAGTTCAGCCTGATCGGCGACCCGGTGCGCTATGCGCACGTGGCGAAGGCCATGGGAGAGCCTATCGAGGGCCTCTCGATGATGGCCGCCGCCGACAGGGCCGTGACGGCGATCCGCCGGCTGGTCAAGGACATCAAGATCCCCTCGTTGCGGCAACTCGGCGTCGAACGGGAACGGCTGCTGGAACTGGCGCCCTCCATGGCCGACGCGGCAATTGACAGCGGCAGCCCGGCCAACAACCCGCGCAAGCCCACGCGCCAGGAAATCATCGAACTGTACCAGCTGGCCTACGACAACGAGTAG
- a CDS encoding serine/threonine protein kinase, with product MAPNIRLAGEAAARTGAPRSAMAEVTQILCPFCLKANLPHARFCQHCGRDVVLNNDGASNDPRRYRITRVIKKGGQGAVYEGVDQHGHVYAIKMMLDRMDDPREQAEAVARFNAEAEVLQNLNHPAVPRVYSHFTDEGRHYLTMDFVRGEDLEQIIEREQRIPEARALAWADQICDVLEHLHARGVIYRDMKPSNVMIDHDGGVKVVDFGIAKLFNPAERGTQIGTPGYAPPEQYQGLATPQSDVYALGATLHHLLTGRDPTEEKPFSFPPARDLVPSISQRTNDALVRALQFKADDRFATIAEFRAALNPQGEALPPQVRVARPTVLLSASAADRTAPPPVVTSQPAPPAVKPPPAPAAAIPPPPSPIAPAARPQRNPFARLATTFLALALAGAAALGAYVYTQRPAWAEPYVAPLLSPFPTTQPDTTPTGVPAIPRLATFDLEVTVPESAGPADVRAELISAFEERARVAFGPNARLNPNAPPTPIGEPQVVARKNGQVTYQARMQGYVYMP from the coding sequence ATGGCGCCAAACATCCGTCTGGCCGGGGAAGCCGCCGCCCGCACCGGCGCCCCACGGAGCGCTATGGCCGAGGTAACCCAGATCCTTTGCCCCTTCTGCCTCAAAGCAAACCTGCCCCACGCCCGGTTCTGCCAACATTGCGGCCGGGATGTGGTGCTTAATAACGACGGCGCGAGCAACGATCCCCGGCGCTACCGCATCACCCGCGTGATCAAAAAGGGCGGCCAGGGCGCGGTCTATGAAGGGGTGGACCAGCACGGCCATGTGTATGCGATCAAGATGATGCTTGATCGCATGGACGACCCCAGGGAGCAGGCCGAGGCGGTGGCCCGCTTCAACGCTGAAGCCGAGGTCCTGCAGAACCTCAACCATCCCGCCGTGCCGCGGGTTTACAGTCACTTCACCGACGAAGGCCGGCACTATCTAACGATGGACTTTGTGCGCGGCGAGGATCTGGAGCAGATTATCGAGCGTGAGCAGCGCATTCCCGAGGCCCGGGCGCTGGCCTGGGCCGACCAGATCTGCGACGTGCTCGAGCATCTCCACGCGCGGGGCGTAATCTACCGCGACATGAAGCCCTCGAACGTGATGATCGATCACGATGGCGGGGTGAAGGTGGTAGATTTCGGCATCGCCAAGCTCTTCAACCCTGCCGAGCGCGGCACGCAGATAGGCACCCCCGGCTACGCCCCGCCCGAACAGTACCAGGGTCTGGCCACACCGCAGTCGGATGTGTATGCCCTGGGCGCCACGCTGCATCATTTGCTGACGGGGCGCGACCCGACGGAAGAGAAGCCCTTTTCGTTCCCGCCAGCGCGGGACCTGGTCCCGTCAATTTCGCAGCGCACCAATGACGCCCTCGTGCGCGCGCTGCAATTCAAGGCCGACGACCGCTTCGCCACCATCGCCGAGTTTCGCGCCGCCCTTAACCCGCAGGGCGAGGCCCTTCCTCCCCAGGTGCGCGTGGCCCGGCCAACGGTGCTCCTCTCAGCCTCGGCAGCAGACCGGACGGCCCCGCCGCCCGTGGTCACCTCGCAACCGGCGCCACCTGCAGTCAAGCCTCCACCCGCACCCGCAGCGGCCATCCCTCCTCCCCCTTCGCCCATTGCGCCAGCGGCACGGCCGCAGCGCAACCCCTTCGCGCGGCTGGCAACGACGTTCCTCGCTCTGGCTCTGGCAGGCGCGGCGGCCCTGGGCGCGTATGTCTACACCCAGCGGCCGGCGTGGGCCGAGCCTTACGTTGCGCCACTGCTGAGTCCATTTCCCACCACGCAGCCCGACACTACCCCAACCGGCGTGCCGGCTATTCCCCGTCTGGCGACCTTTGACCTCGAAGTGACTGTGCCTGAGAGCGCCGGCCCTGCCGACGTGCGCGCCGAACTGATTAGCGCCTTCGAGGAGCGGGCCAGGGTCGCGTTCGGCCCAAATGCCCGTCTTAACCCTAATGCCCCGCCTACGCCCATCGGCGAGCCGCAGGTGGTGGCGCGCAAAAACGGGCAGGTCACCTACCAGGCCAGGATGCAGGGTTACGTGTATATGCCCTGA